One region of Brassica napus cultivar Da-Ae chromosome A10, Da-Ae, whole genome shotgun sequence genomic DNA includes:
- the LOC106371804 gene encoding translation initiation factor eIF-2B subunit gamma, whose translation MISERLYTFADFVCKTLFEPLINLIDDKKKKKPLFLSPSNSEMDFQVVILAGGFSSNLAPLVSKEVPKALLPVANRPVLSYVLDLLESSNLKDLIVVVEGEDAALTVGGWISSACVDRLHVEVAAVAENVGTAGALKAIAHHLTAKDILIVSGDIVSDISPGAVAATHTRHDAAVTAMLCAEPVSGPAESGGAGGKDKIKKPACYDIIGLDSSKQFLLYIATGVEVKRDTRLKKSILCAAGKMEIRSDLVDSHIYAFKRSVLQEVLEQKPTFRCLKQDVLPYLVRTQLRSDVFSDEKAVEENGSGHGKNNMQNNDGVSSQILSNAFLPSFHKVYESGLDIRKTHKCCVYIADESKYCVRLNSIQAFMDVNRDVIGDANHLSGYSFSAHHNIVHPSAELGSKTTVGPHCMLGEGSQVGDKCNVKRSVIGRHCRIGSNVKVVNSVVMDHATIGDGCSIQGSVICSNAQLQERVALRDCQVEAGYVVFAGGEHKGETFARK comes from the exons ATGATTTCAGAAAGGTTGTATACCTTTGCTGACTTTGTGTGTAAAACTCTGTTTGAACCTTTGATTAATCTaatagatgacaaaaaaaaaaaaaaacctctctTCCTCTCACCGTCAAATTCAGAGATGGATTTCCAGGTTGTGATTCTCGCCGGCGGCTTCTCCAGTAATCTCGCCCCCTTAGTCTCCAAg GAAGTCCCTAAGGCGCTGCTCCCCGTAGCAAACCGTCCGGTGTTATCTTACGTTCTCGATCTTCTCGAGAGTAGTAATCTCAAGGATCTCATCGTC GTTGTTGAAGGAGAAGACGCCGCTCTGACAGTTGGTGGATGGATATCGTCTGCCTGCGTTGATCGTTTACATGTTGAG GTTGCTGCCGTTGCCGAGAATGTTGGAACTGCTGGAGCTCTGAAGGCTATTGCACACCACTTAACTGCCAAAGACATTTTG ATTGTAAGTGGAGACATTGTTTCTGATATTTCTCCCGGTGCTGTTGCCGCAACTCATACAAGGCATGATGCAGCAGTAACTGCAATGCTTTGTGCTGAACCAGTCAGTGGGCCAGCAGAATCAGGGGGAGCTGGTgggaaagataaaattaaaaaacctGCTTGCTATGATATCATAGGGCTTGATTCCTCGAAACAGTTCTTGTTATACATAGCCACAG GGGTGGAGGTTAAGAGAGATACCCGATTAAAAAAGAGCATTCTCTGTGCAGCCGGAAAG ATGGAAATTCGATCAGATCTCGTGGATTCTCATATATATGCCTTCAAGAG ATCAGTCCTGCAGGAAGTTTTGGAGCAGAAGCCTACTTTTCGATGCCTAAAACAGGATGTACTCCCATATCTTGTTCGTACGCAGCTG AGATCAGATGTCTTCTCTGACGAAAAAGCTGTAGAAGAAAATGGAAGTGGACATGGAAAGAATAATATGCAGAACAACGATGGGGTTTCGTCCCAAATTCTCTCCAACGCATTTTTGCCAAGCTTTCATAAAGTTTATGAATCAGGCCTGGATATCCGAAAAACCCACAAGTGCTGTGTTTATATAGCGGATGAAAGTAAGTATTGTGTTCGCCTGAATAGCATTCAAGCTTTCATGGACGTAAATAGAGAT GTTATTGGTGACGCAAACCACCTATCCGGATACTCCTTTTCTGCTCATCACAACATTGTTCACCCATCAGCTGAGCTTGGATCGAAAACCACT GTTGGACCTCATTGTATGTTGGGAGAAGGATCTCAAGTCGGTGATAAATGCAATGTCAAAAGATCTGTGATTGGGAGACATTGCCGCATAGGCTCCAATGTGAAG GTGGTTAATTCAGTTGTGATGGACCATGCCACAATAGGAGACGGTTGTTCAATACAAGGCTCAGTCATTTGTAGCAATGCGCAGCTTCAAGAGCGTGTTGCTCTGAGAGACTGCCAG GTGGAAGCAGGGTATGTAGTATTTGCCGGGGGTGAGCACAAGGGTGAGACTTTCGCCAGAAAATGA
- the LOC106367872 gene encoding LOW QUALITY PROTEIN: L-type lectin-domain containing receptor kinase IX.1 (The sequence of the model RefSeq protein was modified relative to this genomic sequence to represent the inferred CDS: deleted 1 base in 1 codon): MSISILCFCFVLILPCVYSLRFKITRFNQDSPEIAYQGDARANGAVELTNIDYTCRSGWATYGKRIPLWDPEMGKPSDFTTRFSFRVDTRGVMYGNYGHGFAFFLAPAGIQMPPNSAGGFLGLFNETNLKSSFYPLVHVEFDTYSNPEWDPLDMKSHVGINNNSLVSSNATSWNATSHSQDIGRVVIFYDSSRRNLSVSWSYDTTSDPNESSSLSYIIYLSKVLPSEVTIGFSATSGGVTEGNRLVSWEYSSTLELRVIKKVHKDRKGMIIGVSVSVFVLLTFFVVFLKRKQQKRKKAEETANLRSINDDLERGAGPRKFSYKDLASAANNFSDDRKLGEGGFGAVYKGYLSGLDTMVAIKKFAGGSKQQGKREFITEVKIISSLRHRNLVQLIGWCHEKDDFLMVYEFMPNGSLDAHLFGKKPRLGWSVRCKVTLGIASALLYLHEEWEQCVVHRDIKASNVMLDSNFNAKLGDFGLARLMDHELGPQTTGLAGTFGYMAPEYISTGRASKESDVYSFGVVTLEIVTGRKSVDPRQGRVEPETSLVERVWEFYGRGEVITVVNEKLRTNDGFDEKQAECLVVVGLWCAHPDRNSRPSIKQAIQVLNLEAPLPRLPVKMPVATYRVSSSSTGTSVVSSGGAATATFSSAQLGR; this comes from the exons ATGTCCATCTCAATCCTCTGCTTCTGCTTTGTTTTGATTCTCCCTTGTGTCTACTCACTTCGTTTTAAAATAACTCGTTTCAACCAAGACAGTCCCGAAATAGCATACCAAGGAGACGCAAGAGCAAACGGAGCTGTTGAGCTTACCAACATCGACTACACTTGCCGTTCCGGCTGGGCTACTTATGGCAAGAGGATTCCTCTGTGGGATCCAGAGATGGGCAAGCCTTCGGATTTCACGACACGCTTCTCCTTCAGGGTTGACACTCGTGGTGTTATGTACGGTAACTACGGCCACGGCTTCGCTTTCTTTCTAGCTCCTGCAGGGATCCAAATGCCTCCCAACTCAGCCGGTGGTTTCTTGGGTCTGTTTAATGAAACCAAC TTAAAGTCTTCTTTTTACCCGCTTGTTCATGTCGAGTTCGACACGTATAGCAATCCAGAATGGGATCCTCTCGACATGAAGTCTCATGTGGGAATCAACAACAACTCTCTTGTTTCTTCTAACGCAACTTCTTGGAATGCGACCTCGCATAGCCAAGATATAGGCCGTGTGGTGATATTCTATGATTCCTCCAGAAGAAACTTGAGCGTCTCTTGGAGTTATGACACAACATCTGATCCTAATGAGAGCTCGAGCTTATCTTACATCATTTATCTTTCGAAGGTGCTGCCATCAGAGGTCACTATTGGATTCTCCGCTACATCTGGAGGGGTCACTGAAGGAAATAGACTTGTGTCGTGGGAGTATAGTTCAACCCTGGAGCTGAGAGTTATCAAGAAAGTTCATAAAGACAGGAAGGGGATGATCATCGGTGTTTCAGTCTCTGTGTTTGTTTTGCTGACCTTCTTTGTTGTCTTCTTGAAACGAAAGCAGCAGAAGAGGAAGAAAGCTGAGGAGACAGCAAACTTGAGATCGATAAATGATGATCTTGAAAGAGGAGCAGGACCAAGGAAGTTTTCTTACAAAGACCTTGCATCAGCTGCCAACAACTTCTCAGATGATAGGAAGCTTGGGGAAGGAGGGTTTGGAGCGGTGTATAAAGGCTACTTAAGCGGGTTAGATACGATGGTTGCGATAAAGAAGTTTGCGGGCGGGTCTAAGCAGCAGGGGAAGAGAGAGTTCATAACTGAAGTAAAGATAATCAGCAGTTTGAGACATCGAAACTTAGTGCAGCTCATTGGTTGGTGTCATGAGAAAGATGACTTTCTAATGGTATACGAGTTCATGCCAAACGGTAGCCTCGACGCTCATCTCTTTGGTAAGAAGCCTCGTCTCGGTTGGTCCGTGAGGTGCAAGGTAACTTTAGGTATCGCCTCTGCTCTGCTGTATCTTCACGAGGAGTGGGAGCAGTGTGTTGTCCACAGAGACATCAAGGCGAGTAATGTGATGCTCGACTCCAATTTCAATGCCAAGCTTGGTGATTTCGGGTTGGCTAGGTTGATGGACCACGAGCTTGGTCCGCAGACTACAGGGTTAGCGGGAACGTTTGGTTACATGGCTCCTGAGTACATAAGCACAGGAAGGGCGAGTAAAGAGTCTGATGTTTATAGTTTTGGAGTTGTTACATTAGAGATTGTTACAGGAAGAAAATCTGTTGATCCGAGGCAAGGAAGAGTTGAGCCAGAGACAAGCCTTGTGGAGAGAGTGTGGGAGTTTTATGGGAGAGGAGAAGTGATCACAGTTGTGAATGAGAAACTGAGGACTAATGATGGTTTTGATGAGAAGCAAGCGGAATGTCTTGTGGTTGTAGGGTTATGGTGTGCTCATCCTGATAGGAACTCGAGGCCTTCGATTAAACAAGCCATCCAAGTGTTGAATCTTGAAGCACCGTTGCCTCGTCTTCCTGTTAAAATGCCTGTTGCAACTTATCGTGTCTCATCTTCGAGTACTGGAACATCGGTGGTGAGCTCTGGTGGTGCTGCTACTGCAACGTTTTCAAGTGCTCAGCTTGGTCGTTGA
- the LOC106371805 gene encoding probable mediator of RNA polymerase II transcription subunit 19b, which yields MESESAKFGGPTELGGARDLITQYKLLPHHEFFCKRSLPESLSDAHYLHNVVGDTDIRKGEGMQLDQLIPNASHNRDGNARIQPFVLDELKEAFEINDTSPVELPPAEKGALTIASKSKSESKDRDRKHKKHKDRNKDKDREHKKHKHKHKDRSKDKDKDKDRERKKEKSGHHDKKRKHNGNEDLDDAQRHKKSKHKSSKVDER from the exons ATGGAATCAGAGAGCGCCAAGTTTGGAG GTCCAACAGAATTGGGTGGTGCGCGTGATCTTATAACTCAGTACAAGCTGTTGCCACACCATGAGTTCTTTTGCAAGAGATCACTTCCCGAGTCGCTTTCAGATGCTCATTACCTTCACAATGTGGTGGGCGACACAGATATTAGAAAGGGAGAAGGGATGCAGTTGGATCAGCTTATTCCAAATGCGTCGCATAACCGAGATGGAAATGCTCGCATCCAACCTTTTGTTCTAGATGAACTTAAGGAGGCTTTTGAGATCAATGATACATCTCCTGTTGAATTGCCTCCA GCAGAGAAGGGTGCTCTTACCATTGCGTCAAAATCAAAAAGCGAGTCAAAAGATAGGGACAGGAAGCATAAAAAACACAAGGATAGGAATAAGGATAAAGATAGGGAACATAAGAAGCACAAACACAAGCATAAAGATAGGAGTAAAGATAAGGATAAAGACAAGGATCGCGAGCGAAAGAAGGAAAAAAGTGGACACCATGATAAG AAAAGGAAGCACAATGGGAATGAAGATCTTGATGACGCTCAGAGGCACAAAAAGAGCAAG CATAAGAGTTCCAAGGTTGATGAGCGATAG
- the LOC106371803 gene encoding elongation factor 1-beta 2 yields MAVTFSDLHTEQGVKSVEEHLAGKTYISGDQLSVDDVKVYAAIVEKPSDAFPNASKWYDSVASHLAKSFPGKAVGVSIGGSAASAPAQAEAPAAVADDDDDMDLFGDETEEEKKAAEEREASKKDTKKPKESGKSSVLMEVKPWDDETDMKKLEECVRAVEMPGLLWGASKLVPVGYGIKKLTIMLTIVDDLVSPDNLIEDYLTCEPNNEYIQSVDIVAFNKI; encoded by the exons ATGGCCGTTACCTTCTCAGATCTACACACAGAGCAGGGTGTCAAATCCGTGGAGGAGCACCTCGCCGGAAAAACCTACATCTCCGG AGATCAGTTGTCTGTGGATGATGTGAAGGTATACGCTGCCATCGTGGAGAAACCGAGCGATGCCTTCCCTAATGCTAGCAAGTGGTACGATTCCGTCGCGTCCCACCTTGCTAAAAG TTTCCCTGGTAAGGCCGTAGGAGTTTCAATCGGTGGCTCTGCTGCTTCTGCTCCTGCTCAAGCTGAG GCACCTGCAGCTGtagctgatgatgatgatgacatggATCTGTTTGGTGACGAGACCGAGGAGGAAAAGAAAGCCGCAGAGGAGAGGGAGGCTTCTAAGAAGGACACCAAGAAGCCCAAAGAGA GTGGAAAGTCATCTGTGCTCATGGAGGTCAAGCCATGGGATGACGAGACTGACATGAAGAAACTTGAGGAGTGTGTCCGCGCTGTTGAGATGCCTGGTCTTCTATGGGGAGCTT CAAAACTGGTTCCAGTTGGTTACGGGATCAAGAAGCTCACTATCATGCTCACAATTGTTGATGACCTCGTCTCCCCAGACAATCTCATCGAAGACTACCTCACCTGTGAGCCTAACAACGAGTACATCCAGAGTGTTGACATCGTCGCATTCAACAAGATCTAG